A genome region from Setaria italica strain Yugu1 chromosome III, Setaria_italica_v2.0, whole genome shotgun sequence includes the following:
- the LOC101763751 gene encoding polygalacturonase inhibitor, with protein MKRAMRIMRAILVLLIAASPAAASPRRCHPGDIAALAAISKAFGNYYSAWTQHDSQCCGGGIHCDPFTGRVTGLSLFQDANLTGTIPDAVAGLVHLESLMWHHLPAISGPIPPAIAKLSNLSMLIISWTSVTGPVPSFLGALTKLTFLDLSFNSLTGVIPASLAALPNLNGINLSRNRLTGAIPPLLLSKSPDQAYLVLSHNNLTGSIPAEFSTLGFAHVDLSRNAFTGDASALFGRVKELQILDLSRNTFSFNLSGVELPEKITSLDLSHNAIYGGIPAQVANLSNQLFFNVSYNQLCGAVPTGGIMARFDAYIYQHNKCLCGAPLANLCK; from the coding sequence ATGAAGAGAGCGATGCGGATAATGCGCGCCATCCTTGTCCTCCTCATCGCCGcttcacccgccgccgcctcgcccagacGGTGCCATCCCGGCGACATAGCCGCCCTGGCGGCCATCAGCAAGGCGTTCGGCAACTACTACTCGGCCTGGACGCAGCACGACTCCCAGTGCTGCGGCGGGGGCATCCATTGCGACCCTTTCACCGGCCGCGTCACCGGACTCTCCTTGTTCCAGGACGCAAACCTCACCGGCACTAtccccgacgccgtcgccggcctcgtCCACCTCGAGAGCCTCATGTGGCACCACCTCCCGGCCATTTCCGGGCCCatcccgccggccatcgccaAGCTCTCCAACCTCTCCATGCTGATCATCTCCTGGACCTCCGTCACCGGGCCCGTGCCGTCGTTCCTCGGCGCGCTCACCAAGCTCACCTTCCTTGACCTCTCCTTCAACTCGCTCACCGGCGTCATCCCCGCGTCGCTCGCCGCCCTCCCCAACCTCAACGGCATCAACCTCAGCCGCAACCGCCTCACCGGCGCCATCCCCCCGCTGCTCCTTAGCAAGTCTCCTGACCAGGCCTACCTAGTGCTGTCGCACAACAACCTCACCGGCAGCATCCCCGCCGAGTTCTCCACCTTGGGCTTCGCGCACGTCGACCTGTCGCGTAACGCCTTCACGGGCGACGCGTCAGCCCTCTTCGGCCGGGTAAAGGAACTGCAGATCCTTGACCTGTCGCGCAATACCTTCAGCTTCAACCTCTCCGGCGTGGAGCTGCCGGAGAAGATCACCTCGCTGGACTTGAGCCACAACGCCATCTACGGCGGCATCCCGGCGCAGGTGGCCAACCTGAGCAACCAGCTGTTCTTCAACGTGAGCTACAACCAGCTGTGCGGCGCCGTGCCCACCGGCGGCATCATGGCCAGGTTCGATGCCTACATCTACCAGCACAACAAGTGCTTGTGCGGAGCTCCGCTTGCTAATCTGTGCAAGTGA
- the LOC101756745 gene encoding polygalacturonase inhibitor, producing MRTTTATRMGAFLVLLVAASPAAAASSRCHSGDKAALLAIKAALGNPYHFASWTPGTPCCDWYDVDCDDSTGRVVGLSVFQDANLTGAIPDAVAGLAHLQNLRLHHLPGISGPIPPAIAKLSNLSFLTISWTGVSGPVPSFLGALSRLAQLDLSFNSLAGAVPASLAALPNLYSIDISRNRLTGSLPPLLFSRAPQEAYLRLSHNNLTGTVPAEFAAVNFAQIDLSRNGFTGDASTLFGRAKPAQQMDLSRNDLSFDLSGVELPEQLILLDVSHNAIYGGIPAQVANLTNLNFFNVSYNRLCGAVPAGGNMASFDAYSYQHNRCLCGAPLANPCK from the coding sequence ATGAGGACGACGACAGCGACGCGGATGGGCGCCTTCCttgtcctcctcgtcgccgcttcacccgccgccgccgcttccagcCGCTGCCACTCCGGCGACAaggcggcgctgctggccatCAAGGCGGCGCTCGGCAACCCCTACCACTTCGCGTCCTGGACGCCCGGCACGCCCTGCTGCGACTGGTACGACGTCGACTGCGACGACTCCACCGGCCGCGTCGTCGGCCTCTCCGTGTTCCAGGACGCTAATCTCACGGGCGCCAtccccgacgccgtcgccggcctcgccCACCTCCAGAACCTCCGGCTGCACCACCTCCCGGGCATCTCCGGCCCCATCCCGCCGGCGATCGCCAAGCTCTCTAACCTCTCCTTCCTCACCATCTCCTGGACGGGGGTCTCCGGCCCCGTGCCGTCGTTCCTCGGCGCGCTCAGCAGGCTCGCCCAGCTCGACCTCTCCTTCAactccctcgccggcgccgtcccggcctcgctcgccgcgctcccgAACCTGTACAGCATCGACATCAGCCGCAACCGCCTCACGGgctccctgccgccgctgctcttCAGCAGGGCGCCGCAGGAGGCCTACCTCCGCCTGTCGCACAACAACCTCACCGGCACCGTGCCCGCCGAGTTCGCCGCCGTGAACTTCGCGCAGATCGACCTGTCGCGCAACGGCTTCACCGGCGACGCGTCGACCTTGTTCGGGAGGGCAAAGCCGGCGCAGCAGATGGACCTGTCGCGCAACGACCTGAGCTTCGACCTCTCCGGCGTGGAGCTGCCGGAGCAGCTCATCTTGCTGGACGTCAGCCACAACGCCATCTACGGCGGAATCCCGGCGCAAGTGGCTAACCTCACCAACCTGAACTTCTTCAACGTGAGCTACAACCGGCTGTGCGGTGCGGTGCCCGCCGGCGGCAACATGGCGAGCTTCGATGCCTACAGCTACCAGCACAACAGGTGCCTGTGTGGAGCACCGCTTGCTAATCCGTGCAagtga